One Setaria viridis chromosome 3, Setaria_viridis_v4.0, whole genome shotgun sequence DNA window includes the following coding sequences:
- the LOC117850562 gene encoding serine carboxypeptidase 1 has translation MASASSSFLLLLLVVVASASAWCSRAAPAGAQVTRVPGFGGAQLPSKHYAGYVTVDEAHGRRLFYYLVESERDPAKDPLVLWLNGGPGCSSFDGFVYEHGPFNFESGGSAGSLPKLHLNPYSWSKVSSVVYLDSPAGVGLSYSKNVSDYETGDLKTAADSHTFLLKWFQLYPEFLNNPFYIAGESYAGVYVPTLSHEVVKGIHEGVKPTINFKGYMVGNGVCDTAFDGNALVPFAHGMGLISDDIYKEANTACQGNYWNGSSDKCEQALSRVDTAIEGLNIYDILEPCYHSKSIKQVIPQKSRAPQSFKDLGVTGKPLPVRTRMIGRAWPLRAPVKEGRVPSWQELAVAAPSGVPCMSDEVATAWLNNDGVRSAIHAEPVSSIGPWLICTDKLDFRHDAGSMIIYHKNLTSQGYRALIFSGDHDMCVPYTGTEAWTTSLGYGVVDSWRPWFTNEQVSGYTQGYEKGLTFATIKGAGHTVPEYKPQEALAFYSRWLAGSKL, from the exons ATGGCCTCTGCGTCGTcgtccttcctcctcctgctcctggtggtggtggcctccgcctccgcctggtgcagccgcgcggcgccggcgggggcgcagGTGACGCGCGTGCCGGGGTTCGGCGGCGCCCAGCTGCCGTCGAAGCACTACGCCGGGTACGTGACGGTGGACGaggcgcacgggcggcggctcTTCTACTACCTGGTGGAGTCGGAGCGCGACCCGGCAAAGGACCCCCTCGTCCTCTGGCTCAACGGCGGGCCAGGCTGCTCCAGCTTCGACGGCTTCGTCTACGAGCACG GACCATTCAACTTTGAGTCAGGAGGGTCAGCTGGAAGCCTGCCAAAGCTTCATCTCAACCCATATAGCTGGTCCAAG GTGTCTAGTGTGGTATACTTGGACTCCCCTGCTGGTGTTGGGCTGTCATACTCGAAGAATGTTTCAGATTATGAAACTGGCGATCTTAAGACTGCTGCTGATTCACATACTTTTCTTCTCaag TGGTTTCAGCTCTACCCTGAGTTCCTGAATAATCCATTTTACATAGCTGGAGAATCGTATGCTGGGGTTTATGTTCCTACCCTTTCACATGAAGTTGTCAAAG GAATCCACGAAGGAGTTAAGCCAACTATAAACTTTAAG GGCTACATGGTCGGTAATGGTGTATGTGACACCGCCTTTGATGGTAATGCTCTTGTACCATTCGCGCATGGAATGGGTCTGATTTCAGATGATATATACAAG GAAGCCAATACTGCATGCCAAGGAAATTACTGGAATGGTAGCAGTGACAAATGCGAACAAGCATTGTCGAGGGTCGATACG GCAATTGAAGGATTAAATATTTATGACATTCTTGAGCCATGCTACCACAGCAAGAGTATCAAACAGGTGATCCCTCAAAAGAGCAGAGCGCCTCAAAGTTTCAAAGATCTTGGTGTAACTGGCAAGCCCCTTCCGGTAAGAACCAGAATGATTGGACGGGCCTGGCCTTTGAGAGCTCCTGTAAAAGAAGGGCGTGTTCCATCATGGCAGGAACTTGCCGTTGCCGCACCCAGTGGAGTTCCGTGTATG AGTGATGAAGTTGCAACAGCATGGCTGAACAATGATGGCGTCAGATCTGCGATTCATGCCGAACCA GTGAGTTCAATAGGACCATGGCTCATATGCACAGATAAATTGGATTTTCGACACGATGCTGGTAGTATGATCATTTATCACAAGAACCTTACAAGCCAAGGTTACCGTGCTCTCATTTTCAG CGGTGACCATGATATGTGTGTACCTTACACTGGGACCGAAGCATGGACCACATCTTTAGGCTATGGAGTCGTTGATTCATGGCGACCATGGTTTACGAATGAACAAGTTTCTGG GTACACCCAAGGATATGAAAAGGGCCTCACCTTTGCTACTATTAAG GGTGCTGGGCACACAGTTCCTGAGTATAAACCACAGGAAGCATTGGCTTTCTACAGCCGTTGGCTTGCCGGTTCTAAACTGTGA